One genomic window of Helicobacter canis includes the following:
- a CDS encoding EI24 domain-containing protein, with product MDSTLSVQAGFLAILRKSKRDFLSLPMIALNILPVLFGVALWGGILYVFCDVLIAYATGLLPESLQAYINDNGILGRVITISLYALLGFCVILLALVGNVFVSIFYAPLVVGYIRKYHYPHIPKPASVPILVTLKQFLKAFVLLCALCVVCMPLVFIPVIGGVIMLVPFFVFFYQTMLFDVGQEVLGRDDCPKLHKAKRKYTIALLTYLLGLIPILNFFTPLLQVIILSHYCFHTLLGSQAEQSDHSPRS from the coding sequence ATGGATTCTACATTGTCTGTTCAGGCTGGGTTTTTAGCTATTTTGCGCAAAAGTAAGCGCGATTTTCTCTCTCTCCCTATGATTGCGCTAAATATCTTGCCTGTGCTATTTGGGGTAGCGTTGTGGGGCGGGATACTCTATGTGTTTTGCGATGTTTTGATCGCTTATGCTACGGGGCTTTTGCCAGAATCTTTGCAAGCTTATATCAATGACAATGGTATCCTAGGTCGTGTGATCACGATTTCTTTATATGCGCTACTTGGGTTTTGTGTGATTTTGCTAGCTCTTGTGGGAAATGTCTTTGTGAGTATTTTTTACGCACCGCTTGTGGTTGGCTATATCCGCAAGTATCATTATCCTCATATACCAAAGCCTGCAAGTGTGCCTATCCTAGTGACTTTGAAGCAGTTTCTTAAGGCATTTGTCTTGCTGTGTGCGCTTTGTGTCGTGTGTATGCCTTTAGTTTTTATCCCTGTGATTGGCGGGGTGATAATGCTTGTGCCATTTTTTGTGTTTTTTTATCAAACGATGCTTTTTGATGTGGGGCAAGAAGTGCTTGGGAGAGATGATTGCCCTAAGCTCCACAAAGCCAAGCGTAAATACACCATAGCCCTACTAACATATCTACTAGGGCTCATACCTATTCTAAACTTTTTTACACCATTGCTGCAGGTTATTATTCTAAGCCATTATTGCTTCCATACTCTTTTGGGATCTCAGGCAGAGCAGAGCGACCACTCGCCTAGATCATAG
- the ilvN gene encoding acetolactate synthase small subunit has protein sequence MARKIISVIVVNEHSVLARISGLFAGRGYNIESLTVAPIPDSDLSRITIATDGEARVLEQIIKQLHKLIPVLKVSDDSDLLEKESVLIKIGIEEDLASIQALAHAYNGKIANANEKYIIIVATEKPHRITSLIKAMSRFKPKEIVRSGVIAMERY, from the coding sequence ATGGCAAGGAAAATCATAAGTGTGATTGTAGTCAATGAGCATAGTGTTTTAGCGCGTATATCGGGGCTTTTTGCCGGTAGGGGATATAATATCGAATCTCTCACCGTAGCCCCCATACCAGATAGCGATCTCTCTAGGATCACAATCGCCACAGATGGTGAGGCGCGTGTGCTAGAGCAGATCATCAAGCAGCTACACAAGCTTATCCCTGTGCTAAAGGTTAGCGATGATAGCGATTTATTAGAAAAAGAAAGCGTGCTAATCAAAATTGGCATAGAAGAAGATCTAGCGAGCATACAAGCCCTAGCCCACGCCTATAATGGCAAAATCGCCAATGCTAATGAAAAATACATCATCATCGTAGCCACTGAAAAGCCTCATAGGATCACTAGTCTCATCAAAGCTATGTCGCGCTTCAAGCCCAAAGAAATCGTGCGTAGCGGTGTCATCGCTATGGAGCGGTATTGA
- a CDS encoding acetolactate synthase large subunit has protein sequence MGGVLNGSQMLIEALHLEGVEIIFGYPGGAVLNIYDELYKQTYFRHILTRHEQAAIHAADGYARASGNVGVALITSGPGFTNAVTGIATAYMDSIPLVVISGQVPVAQIGTDAFQEIDAVGISRPCTKHNYLVKDIKDLPRIIKEAFYIARSGRCGPVLIDLPKDISASLGDFIYPSEVNLRTYKPTYKPNQRQIKKLIEAIKLSKKPLGYIGGGAIASNASKLVRDFVQKIGLPSVETLMARGVLDSSDVCNLGMVGMHGSYAANMAMCECDLLLCFGARFDDRVTGKVSEFAKNAKIAHIDIDPSSIGKIIEVDYPIVGDIRSVCEELLDMATQVDSSSFQQWRVHLQDYQNLHPLGYQDSQESIKPQWAIEQLGELLGGNAIIATDVGQHQMWTAQFYPFSAPREFLTSGGLGTMGFGFPAAMGAYFASQNKHIINITGDGSILMNIQELITCVESQIPVVNVILNNNYLGMVRQWQTFFYENRFSHTDLSLQPNFVALAESFGGLGFRIERKEDFIPTIQKALDSKQVCLVDVVIDRYESVLPMVPGGAPLDKMILK, from the coding sequence ATGGGCGGTGTATTAAATGGTTCGCAAATGCTCATTGAAGCATTGCATTTAGAAGGTGTGGAGATAATCTTTGGCTATCCCGGTGGTGCTGTTTTAAATATTTATGATGAGCTGTATAAGCAGACATATTTTCGGCATATTCTTACGCGCCACGAGCAAGCAGCCATACACGCTGCAGATGGCTACGCACGCGCAAGTGGCAATGTGGGTGTAGCACTCATCACTTCAGGTCCGGGATTTACCAATGCTGTAACAGGCATAGCCACAGCCTATATGGATTCTATCCCTCTTGTGGTTATCAGCGGGCAAGTGCCTGTGGCACAAATCGGCACCGATGCATTTCAAGAAATTGATGCTGTTGGGATCTCGCGCCCCTGCACGAAGCATAATTATCTTGTCAAAGACATCAAAGATTTACCTAGAATCATAAAAGAGGCGTTTTATATCGCTAGGAGCGGGCGATGTGGTCCTGTGCTCATCGATCTCCCCAAAGATATTTCAGCAAGCCTTGGTGATTTCATTTATCCAAGCGAGGTGAATCTCCGCACCTACAAGCCTACTTATAAGCCCAATCAACGCCAGATCAAAAAGCTTATCGAAGCCATTAAACTCTCCAAAAAGCCTTTGGGCTACATAGGTGGGGGTGCGATAGCAAGCAACGCAAGCAAGCTAGTGCGTGATTTTGTCCAGAAAATTGGCTTGCCTAGTGTAGAGACGCTAATGGCAAGAGGCGTGCTAGATTCTAGTGATGTGTGCAATCTCGGTATGGTGGGTATGCACGGAAGCTATGCGGCAAATATGGCGATGTGCGAGTGTGATTTGCTCCTATGCTTTGGGGCTAGATTTGATGATCGCGTTACAGGCAAGGTAAGTGAATTTGCCAAAAATGCCAAAATCGCCCATATTGACATTGACCCAAGTTCTATTGGCAAGATTATCGAAGTAGATTATCCTATTGTCGGGGATATACGCTCTGTGTGTGAAGAGCTGCTTGATATGGCGACACAAGTGGATTCTAGTAGCTTTCAGCAGTGGCGAGTACATTTACAAGACTATCAAAATCTCCACCCACTAGGCTACCAAGACAGCCAAGAATCCATAAAGCCACAATGGGCGATAGAGCAGCTAGGTGAGCTACTAGGCGGCAATGCCATTATCGCCACAGATGTTGGGCAGCATCAAATGTGGACAGCGCAGTTTTATCCATTTAGTGCGCCTAGAGAGTTTCTCACCAGCGGTGGGCTTGGGACAATGGGCTTTGGCTTCCCGGCGGCTATGGGCGCGTATTTTGCTAGCCAAAATAAGCATATCATCAACATCACAGGCGATGGCAGTATCCTAATGAATATCCAAGAGCTTATCACTTGTGTGGAGAGTCAAATCCCTGTTGTCAATGTCATTCTTAACAATAATTATCTTGGTATGGTGCGACAATGGCAGACATTTTTCTATGAAAATAGATTCTCACATACAGATTTATCGCTTCAGCCAAACTTTGTCGCACTAGCAGAGAGCTTTGGCGGGCTAGGATTCCGCATTGAGCGCAAGGAAGACTTTATCCCCACGATACAAAAAGCACTTGATAGCAAGCAGGTGTGTTTGGTTGATGTTGTGATAGATCGCTATGAAAGCGTGCTGCCTATGGTGCCCGGCGGTGCGCCTTTAGATAAAATGATTTTGAAATAA
- a CDS encoding META domain-containing protein, translating into MKKALGMCILAMAFIGCGNESAKLYNTWNIVALSDGGNPIDVGHSERKISITIDKDKFNGYSGCNSFFGSYKINGDQFQSANSGMTRMLCEPKSMEIEESLIKLFSDNSVRFTLQEGKLIFEKTGENGGVQAIFEAQSK; encoded by the coding sequence ATGAAAAAAGCTTTGGGTATGTGTATTTTGGCAATGGCATTTATCGGCTGCGGTAATGAGTCTGCAAAGCTCTATAATACTTGGAATATCGTGGCTCTAAGCGATGGTGGAAATCCCATTGATGTGGGACATAGCGAAAGAAAAATCTCTATAACAATCGATAAAGACAAGTTTAATGGCTATTCTGGGTGTAATTCGTTTTTTGGATCATATAAAATCAATGGCGATCAGTTTCAAAGCGCAAATTCTGGTATGACAAGAATGCTATGTGAGCCAAAATCTATGGAGATAGAAGAATCACTCATTAAATTATTTTCCGATAATTCTGTGCGTTTTACACTCCAAGAAGGAAAACTTATCTTTGAGAAAACCGGTGAAAATGGTGGTGTGCAGGCAATTTTTGAAGCACAATCCAAATAA
- the hsrA gene encoding homeostatic response regulator transcription factor HsrA, translating into MRILVVDDDAALSKKVSEELNDNGYQTDMAESIKDGSYYVNIRNYDLVLVSSKLPDGNGLDLIAEVKAKSPRVPVIVLAHKPKSDQEILAFKSGADDFIAKPFENLVLLARVEARLRFWGSSTIEIDDLVINPDEEKITYKGKEIEVKGKPFEVLTHLARHRDQIVSKEQLLDAIWEEPELVTPNVIEVAINQIRQKMDKPLGIATIETVRRRGYRFCYPKKPAEN; encoded by the coding sequence ATGCGTATTTTAGTAGTTGATGATGACGCAGCTTTGAGCAAGAAAGTCAGCGAAGAGCTAAACGATAATGGGTATCAAACAGATATGGCAGAGAGCATAAAAGATGGCTCGTATTATGTCAATATTCGCAATTATGATTTAGTGCTTGTCAGCTCCAAGCTGCCTGATGGAAATGGATTAGATCTTATCGCAGAAGTGAAAGCAAAATCTCCAAGAGTGCCTGTTATTGTCTTGGCGCACAAGCCAAAATCCGATCAAGAGATTTTGGCGTTTAAAAGTGGGGCTGATGATTTTATCGCCAAGCCTTTTGAGAATCTCGTGCTGCTTGCTCGCGTTGAGGCTAGGCTTAGATTTTGGGGTTCTAGCACGATTGAAATCGATGATCTAGTCATCAACCCAGATGAAGAAAAGATCACCTACAAAGGCAAAGAGATTGAAGTCAAAGGCAAGCCATTTGAAGTGCTGACCCACCTAGCTCGCCATCGCGATCAAATTGTCTCAAAAGAACAGCTACTTGATGCTATTTGGGAAGAGCCAGAGCTAGTAACGCCAAATGTGATAGAAGTGGCAATCAACCAAATTAGACAAAAGATGGATAAGCCTCTTGGTATCGCTACAATAGAGACAGTGCGCAGAAGAGGGTATCGATTCTGCTATCCTAAAAAACCTGCAGAAAACTAA
- a CDS encoding Mrp/NBP35 family ATP-binding protein — MQTTITKLLSQVLYPNFEKDIVSYGFLKEIKLDNGVEIILAIPSSDPNVAKALYDRIDNVLQKANIQATITINTPQIAQEKAAPQAKNLLPQVRHFVMVSSGKGGVGKSSVATNLAIALAMDGKKVGLLDADIYGPNIPRMFGLHGVKPKLDPSGKRLIPLQAFGVDLMSMGMLFDEGESLIWRGPMLMRAITQMFSDVVWKELDVLVLDMPPGTGDAQLSIAQSVPVGAGVAVTTPQLVSLDDGARALDMFQKLSIPIAGIVENMSSHICANCGSEQDIFGKDTTLPLAQKYNTTILAKIPLDPAVREGGDNGKPIVYFAPDSSIAKVYRQAAQELWEFLENNRADNTSIQPR, encoded by the coding sequence ATGCAAACAACAATTACAAAGCTTTTATCACAAGTGCTTTACCCAAACTTTGAAAAAGACATTGTAAGCTATGGGTTTCTTAAGGAAATCAAGCTTGATAATGGTGTAGAAATTATCCTAGCTATCCCCTCAAGCGATCCTAATGTCGCCAAAGCTCTTTATGATAGGATCGATAATGTCTTGCAAAAGGCAAATATCCAAGCGACTATCACCATAAACACCCCACAAATCGCCCAAGAGAAAGCCGCCCCACAAGCGAAAAATCTCTTGCCCCAAGTTAGGCATTTTGTAATGGTAAGCTCTGGCAAAGGCGGAGTGGGCAAATCAAGCGTGGCGACAAATCTCGCCATAGCCCTAGCGATGGATGGCAAGAAAGTAGGGCTGCTTGATGCAGATATTTATGGACCAAATATCCCGCGTATGTTTGGGCTACACGGGGTAAAGCCAAAGCTTGATCCAAGCGGGAAGAGACTTATCCCCTTACAGGCATTTGGCGTGGATCTTATGAGTATGGGAATGCTTTTTGATGAAGGAGAGAGTCTTATATGGAGAGGTCCTATGCTTATGCGCGCTATCACGCAGATGTTTAGCGATGTGGTGTGGAAAGAGCTTGATGTGCTTGTGCTTGATATGCCTCCAGGCACAGGAGATGCGCAGCTATCAATCGCACAAAGTGTGCCAGTAGGTGCTGGAGTGGCGGTTACAACGCCGCAGCTTGTGAGCCTTGATGATGGTGCAAGGGCTTTAGATATGTTTCAAAAGCTCTCAATTCCAATTGCTGGCATTGTAGAAAATATGAGTAGCCATATTTGTGCAAATTGTGGCAGCGAGCAAGATATTTTTGGCAAAGACACCACGCTTCCTTTGGCGCAGAAATACAATACCACAATCCTTGCAAAAATCCCCCTAGATCCTGCCGTGCGAGAAGGCGGAGATAATGGCAAGCCTATTGTGTATTTCGCGCCGGATTCTAGCATTGCCAAAGTATATAGACAAGCCGCGCAAGAGTTATGGGAGTTTTTAGAAAATAATCGCGCAGATAATACCTCTATCCAGCCGCGCTAA
- a CDS encoding YbeD family protein — MRHIEGKPEIHYPCLWEFRIIGENKARLEQIISELMTKPYTLDEKNHSSKGRFVSMHLSVEVESEEERNALYQSLSTHKEISMVL; from the coding sequence ATGCGACATATAGAAGGAAAGCCAGAGATACACTACCCCTGCTTATGGGAGTTTAGAATCATAGGGGAGAATAAAGCGCGTTTAGAGCAGATTATCAGCGAGCTTATGACAAAGCCCTATACCCTAGATGAGAAAAATCACTCAAGCAAGGGGCGATTTGTCTCTATGCATTTAAGCGTTGAAGTAGAGAGCGAGGAAGAGAGGAACGCGCTCTACCAAAGCCTAAGCACGCACAAAGAAATCTCTATGGTGCTTTAG
- a CDS encoding HAD family hydrolase yields MNIAFFDFDGTMAKGDSLLAFVAFVRGKKRLYWGLFSRCFILIGYALGLISNTKAKQALMRYFFAGMDYKEFLQECERFCPELESRLKPAALARLQWHKDRGDRVVMVSASFEEYLAPLCARLGMECIGTRLATQLKKVDSRGDSVLGRHSADFGDLEAAADSCSAPKTSEAVQGASTQAGFFRNPRILKDANWGSLEKSTENKKVDSSKQAPFSVIASRDSGVAIHSQKVDSRNNAQNVEISQNEKAESVFDNQAAGGRIFHQNKRSGVSVSSQVSLEKSTQTLESTFVSGEFATPNCYGEQKAVRIRARYDLSNYAEIYAYGDSKGDRAMLELATHAFYKPF; encoded by the coding sequence ATGAATATCGCATTTTTTGACTTTGATGGCACGATGGCAAAGGGTGATAGTCTGCTAGCGTTTGTCGCATTTGTGCGGGGCAAAAAAAGGCTATATTGGGGGCTATTTTCACGATGTTTTATACTCATTGGATACGCGCTAGGACTTATTAGCAATACCAAAGCCAAGCAAGCATTGATGCGCTATTTTTTTGCCGGTATGGACTATAAGGAATTTTTGCAAGAGTGCGAGCGGTTTTGCCCAGAGCTTGAGAGTCGCTTAAAGCCTGCTGCTCTAGCGCGCTTGCAATGGCATAAAGATAGGGGCGATAGGGTCGTAATGGTCAGTGCAAGCTTTGAAGAATACCTTGCCCCCTTATGTGCTAGGCTTGGTATGGAGTGTATAGGCACAAGACTTGCGACACAGCTTAAAAAAGTGGATTCTAGGGGGGATTCAGTCTTGGGTAGGCATTCCGCAGATTTTGGGGATTTGGAGGCAGCCGCAGACTCTTGCTCTGCCCCCAAAACAAGCGAAGCGGTGCAAGGCGCAAGCACGCAAGCAGGTTTCTTTAGAAATCCTAGAATCCTTAAAGACGCCAATTGGGGCAGTTTGGAAAAATCCACCGAAAATAAAAAAGTGGATTCTAGCAAGCAAGCCCCTTTTTCTGTCATTGCGAGCCGCGATAGCGGCGTGGCAATCCATAGTCAAAAAGTGGATTCTAGGAATAACGCACAAAATGTAGAAATATCGCAGAACGAAAAAGCAGAAAGCGTGTTTGATAACCAAGCCGCAGGCGGTAGGATTTTTCATCAAAACAAGCGAAGCGGTGTGAGCGTGAGCTCGCAGGTTTCTTTAGAAAAATCCACACAAACCCTAGAATCCACTTTTGTAAGCGGCGAGTTTGCCACGCCAAACTGCTATGGAGAGCAAAAGGCAGTGCGTATCCGCGCGCGCTATGATTTAAGCAACTATGCAGAGATTTATGCCTATGGCGATAGCAAGGGCGATAGAGCTATGCTAGAGCTTGCTACACACGCATTCTATAAGCCATTTTAA
- a CDS encoding ATP-binding protein translates to MRYLKDFLSQKDFTKTLIYPYLKCTEQEAAILRYLVLAALDGESEERVLDILGAIFGKPTDVKKLRLDNLKDWGRQEYINKIERTEHLGAIKSLLDSGWINAVDFSFLRDREVGRDMALLELLPLEVSLSSSFLRLLEDGSVQQEVPANTPYTDHLEYLTDQFLRIGLLASLRHKKSAKIASQIRSVEERIQARLERSKSEIPAHKLLKDHHLNTKEEIIFFALLKEEYYGGDGYYRDMNNLIDLVSHNEYEKIQNRALLDEKSTLVEKGLLDYGEMLNPFGGIMRTFFIPEELLRKLINTPKKRRGNKQNLATELLEQDIFELLTPSASFDEVILPSATRATLESILQQVDSSVVARLKEWGIVDKHKGVQAKILFYGAAGTGKTLSAQAIAKALKKQILHFDCSKILSMYVGESEKNVRKIFDTYKDIAQKSKNPPILLLDEADQFLSTRIHSNSGAEKMHNQMQNIFLEQIERFSGVLIATTNLVESFDKAFSRRFDYKIEFKRPDFAMRVALWEKFLPKTAPYARGINAKALASTLASYDLSGAQIALVVKNTAYKIATQAKPIFKEEDFIQMIIREQKGDFDEQKSVGFNTH, encoded by the coding sequence ATGCGCTATCTTAAAGACTTTCTCTCCCAAAAAGACTTCACCAAGACTCTCATCTATCCGTATCTAAAATGCACCGAGCAAGAAGCAGCGATCCTGCGCTATTTAGTGCTAGCAGCCCTTGATGGAGAGAGTGAGGAGCGCGTGCTTGACATACTTGGCGCGATTTTTGGCAAGCCCACAGATGTAAAAAAGCTAAGGCTAGATAATCTCAAAGATTGGGGCAGGCAAGAGTATATCAATAAAATCGAGCGGACAGAGCATTTAGGCGCGATAAAGTCTCTGCTAGATTCTGGCTGGATCAATGCGGTGGATTTCTCTTTCTTACGCGATAGGGAAGTGGGGCGCGATATGGCACTGCTTGAGCTGCTGCCACTTGAAGTAAGCCTATCATCAAGCTTTCTGCGCTTGCTAGAAGATGGCAGCGTGCAGCAAGAAGTCCCGGCAAACACGCCCTACACAGATCATTTGGAGTATTTGACAGATCAATTTCTACGCATTGGGCTGCTTGCTAGCTTGCGTCATAAAAAAAGTGCCAAAATCGCTAGCCAAATCCGCTCGGTAGAAGAGCGCATACAAGCGCGCTTAGAGCGGAGCAAAAGCGAGATCCCAGCGCACAAGCTGCTAAAAGATCACCACCTAAACACAAAAGAAGAAATTATATTTTTCGCCTTGTTAAAGGAGGAGTATTACGGCGGTGATGGCTACTACCGCGATATGAATAATCTCATCGATCTTGTCAGCCACAATGAATATGAGAAGATCCAAAACCGCGCCTTGCTCGATGAGAAATCCACCCTTGTAGAAAAGGGCTTGCTTGATTATGGTGAAATGCTTAATCCCTTTGGCGGGATTATGCGGACATTTTTTATCCCTGAAGAGCTTTTACGCAAGCTCATTAACACCCCCAAAAAGCGCAGGGGCAATAAGCAAAATCTAGCCACCGAGCTACTAGAGCAAGATATTTTCGAGCTACTTACGCCTAGTGCTAGCTTTGATGAAGTGATCTTGCCAAGTGCTACGCGTGCCACACTAGAATCTATCTTGCAGCAAGTGGATTCTAGTGTGGTGGCGCGATTGAAAGAATGGGGCATTGTCGATAAGCATAAAGGCGTGCAGGCAAAGATCCTTTTCTATGGGGCAGCTGGCACAGGCAAAACACTAAGCGCGCAGGCAATAGCCAAGGCGTTAAAAAAGCAGATCCTACACTTTGATTGCAGCAAGATTCTCTCAATGTATGTGGGCGAGTCGGAAAAAAATGTGCGCAAGATTTTTGACACCTATAAAGACATCGCGCAAAAGAGCAAGAATCCGCCCATACTGCTCCTAGATGAAGCCGATCAATTTCTAAGCACGCGCATACACAGCAATAGCGGCGCAGAGAAAATGCATAATCAAATGCAAAATATCTTCCTAGAGCAGATCGAGCGATTTTCTGGCGTGCTGATTGCTACGACAAATCTTGTGGAGAGCTTTGATAAGGCATTTTCTAGGAGATTTGATTATAAGATCGAGTTTAAACGCCCAGATTTTGCTATGCGCGTGGCTTTATGGGAGAAATTCCTGCCCAAAACCGCGCCTTATGCACGCGGTATCAATGCAAAAGCCCTTGCCAGCACACTTGCTAGCTATGATCTAAGCGGTGCGCAAATCGCCCTAGTGGTGAAAAATACCGCCTACAAAATCGCCACACAAGCAAAGCCGATATTCAAAGAAGAAGACTTTATCCAAATGATTATACGCGAGCAAAAGGGGGATTTTGATGAGCAAAAAAGCGTAGGCTTTAACACACACTAG
- the ilvC gene encoding ketol-acid reductoisomerase translates to MALQVYYDKDCDLGLIQGKKVAVIGFGSQGHAHAENLRDSGVEVIIGLYKGGSSWAKAEAKGFRVLEVGAATKEADVIMILIPDELQADVFTQDIKPNLSEDKIIAFGHGFNIHFGQIVAPKGVGVIMVAPKAPGHTVRSEFVKGGGTPDLIAVEQDTSRGDAKAIALSYASAIGGGRSGIIETTFKDETETDLFGEQAVLCGGVTSLVKAGFETLVEAGYPEEMAYFECLHELKLIVDLIYEGGLANMRYSISNTAEYGDMVSGPRVINAESKKAMKEILKDIQEGRFAKDFILERKAGYARMNAERKNLNAHRIEKVGGRLRAMMPWIGANKLVDKDKN, encoded by the coding sequence ATGGCATTACAAGTATATTACGATAAAGATTGTGATTTAGGGCTTATTCAGGGCAAAAAGGTAGCTGTTATTGGCTTTGGGAGTCAGGGACACGCACACGCGGAGAACTTACGAGATTCAGGTGTAGAAGTCATCATCGGGCTGTATAAAGGTGGGTCTAGCTGGGCTAAGGCTGAAGCAAAAGGCTTTAGAGTGCTAGAAGTGGGAGCTGCGACAAAAGAAGCTGATGTGATTATGATTCTAATCCCAGATGAATTGCAAGCTGATGTATTCACACAAGATATTAAGCCAAATTTAAGTGAAGATAAAATCATCGCTTTTGGACACGGCTTTAATATCCACTTTGGACAGATTGTAGCCCCAAAGGGTGTGGGCGTGATAATGGTCGCCCCTAAAGCTCCCGGACACACGGTTAGAAGTGAGTTTGTAAAAGGTGGTGGGACCCCAGATTTAATCGCAGTAGAGCAAGACACAAGCAGGGGCGATGCAAAGGCGATTGCATTAAGCTATGCAAGTGCTATTGGTGGTGGTAGAAGTGGCATTATAGAAACAACTTTCAAAGATGAGACAGAGACAGACCTTTTTGGCGAACAAGCCGTGCTTTGCGGTGGGGTAACTAGCCTTGTAAAAGCTGGATTTGAAACTTTGGTAGAAGCGGGATATCCTGAAGAGATGGCGTATTTTGAGTGTTTGCACGAGCTAAAATTGATTGTAGATTTAATCTATGAGGGAGGGCTTGCAAATATGCGATACTCTATCTCAAATACCGCAGAATACGGCGATATGGTGAGTGGTCCAAGAGTGATAAATGCAGAATCTAAAAAAGCTATGAAAGAGATTCTAAAAGATATTCAAGAAGGACGCTTTGCAAAAGATTTTATTTTAGAGCGAAAGGCTGGATATGCTAGAATGAATGCAGAGAGAAAGAATCTAAACGCTCACAGGATTGAAAAAGTCGGTGGCAGACTAAGGGCGATGATGCCCTGGATTGGTGCAAATAAACTTGTGGATAAGGATAAGAACTAG